One window of the Macaca thibetana thibetana isolate TM-01 chromosome 1, ASM2454274v1, whole genome shotgun sequence genome contains the following:
- the GOLT1A gene encoding vesicle transport protein GOT1A isoform X2 — protein sequence MISITEWQKIGVGITGFGIFFILFGTLLYFDSVLLAFGNLLFLTGLSFIIGLRKTFQFFFQRHKLKGTSFFLGGVVVMLLRWPLLGMFLETYGFFSLFKGFFPVAFGFLGNVCNIPFLGALFRRLQGTSSMV from the exons AGATTGGTGTGGGGATCACCGGTTTCGGCATCTTCTTCATCCTCTTTGGAACACTCCTGTACTTTGATTCCGTGCTCCTGGCCTTTGGAAAC cTGCTGTTCCTGACGGGCCTCTCCTTCATCATCGGCTTGAGGAAGACCTTTCAGTTCTTCTTCCAACGGCACAAACTCAAGGGAACCAGCTTCTTCCTGGGGGGTGTGGTTGTCATGCTCCTACGCTGGCCCCTCCTGGGTATGTTCCTGGAAACCTACGGATTCTTCAGCCTGTTCAA GGGCTTTTTCCCTGTTGCCTTCGGCTTCCTGGGCAATGTCTGCAACATCCCCTTCCTGGGTGCG CTGTTCCGGAGACTTCAAGGCACTAGCTCAATGGTCTGA
- the GOLT1A gene encoding vesicle transport protein GOT1A isoform X1: MISITEWQKIGVGITGFGIFFILFGTLLYFDSVLLAFGNLLFLTGLSFIIGLRKTFQFFFQRHKLKGTSFFLGGVVVMLLRWPLLGMFLETYGFFSLFKGFFPVAFGFLGNVCNIPFLGAHLAECELSEEPRETLQPAPHYNRQLDTAPAAPLISVPGTAPGSQGQLCNN, encoded by the exons AGATTGGTGTGGGGATCACCGGTTTCGGCATCTTCTTCATCCTCTTTGGAACACTCCTGTACTTTGATTCCGTGCTCCTGGCCTTTGGAAAC cTGCTGTTCCTGACGGGCCTCTCCTTCATCATCGGCTTGAGGAAGACCTTTCAGTTCTTCTTCCAACGGCACAAACTCAAGGGAACCAGCTTCTTCCTGGGGGGTGTGGTTGTCATGCTCCTACGCTGGCCCCTCCTGGGTATGTTCCTGGAAACCTACGGATTCTTCAGCCTGTTCAA GGGCTTTTTCCCTGTTGCCTTCGGCTTCCTGGGCAATGTCTGCAACATCCCCTTCCTGGGTGCG CACCTGGCAGAATGTGAGCTCTCTGAGGAGCCCAGGGAGACCCTACAGCCAGCACCCCACTACAACCGCCAGCTGGACACAGCCCCTGCAGCCCCTCTCATATCTGTGCCTGGCACAGCTCCTGGCTCTCAAGGCCAGCTCTGTAATAACTAG